The genomic window GTAGGTGCCAATATCATTCTGCAGCGGCAACCAGATGAAACTGCCCGTACCGTTGCCCTGGTCTTCAAAGGTCGAGCCCGGCGGCAGGTTTGTCGCGGTCAACGTTACCGGGCCACTTTCTGGATCCGAAGCATTCACGCTGAACGTGAAGAATCCCGAATCCGCAAAGCCGTTTCGGTTGCCGATAGGCTCAAGCACGGGTGGATTGTTCACGTTATTCACGGTGATGGATATGGTCTCCGTGTCCGTCAAGAGGCCGTCGCTCGCGGTGAAGACCATATTGCTGAACGTGCCGGCGTCATTAAAGTCCAGCACCCAGTTGAAGGTGCCTGTGCCGTTTCGATTGTCGGTAAACGTTGCTCCCACCGGCAGACCGCTTACGGTGAGCAGGGGGAACACACCGCTGATCTCATCCGTCGCGCTGACCTGAAAGTTGAGGGTGGTACCCTCGGTCGACGCCTTGTTGCCGATGCTGTTCAAGACCGGCGCCGCATTGGCCGTGGCGGGTGCGTTGCCGGAATTCCCCGGAAATTTCAGCCCAATAATTTCGTGGAGGTTGGTAAAATTGTCGCCGTCCGTATCGTTGTACTCGATCTCGGCGAGACCATTGGCGGAATCGGGTCCCGCGGCGGAGTTCTTGAATGCGCTCCCGTAGGAATTCAAGTTTGGCGCGCCGGCGTGGCACAGGGTGCACCCGGAGGCCGCGATACTGCTCATGACTGTGGCCGGGTATTTGTTGTTAAAGATAACGACCTGATCGACGTTTGCACTGGCGCTCAGCGTCGCCAGACCCATCAATCCCGCCAGACCAAACCGAACGAACGAGGACGCACTCGCGACGCGCATAGAAGGAACCTTCCCGATTATTGCAGCATCGAGCATCGCTGCCACGCTCGACCACCTGCTGTCTGTCCCGACGGGGCAATTCAGCCCTGTCCGCCGACCCACATTTCACTCCACATGCAGCATCCTATACGGGTGCGCCTGGCGGGTGCAATATTCGGCACCTGGCGCCGGAGAGCCGGCGAAGCCGGGTGGGGAGGTCCAATCAACGGCGCTGGGCCATTCGCAGGATCTTGAAGGCGGGACTGTTCCGCCCCCCTACGCAATCACATCCTTCACCACATGGCAGTGCACATCGGTCAACCGGAAATCCCGGCCCGCGTGGCGGCAGGTGAACTTCTCGTGATCGAAGCCCATCCTATGCGGCATGGACGCATGAAGATCGTGGACCTTCAGCGCGTTTTCGTGGCGCACTATTCCATGATGGTGAGGCTATACCTTGCCCAGCGCGAACACACTGTTTCTCGCGGGAAGGCTGAAGGGCTTCGCGTAGTGATAGACTTCGCATGCATTCGGCCCGTCGGGATATACCCGGGTCGGTTGTTCCACGACCCAGTCTGCGAAATCCGGGGCGTTGAAGGCCACGAAGGCCAACCGCAGGCGGTCGATGTGCGCGGGATAGTCCATCGTCAAATCGGCATAGGCCACGGGCCCTGTGTCGACTTGGTAACGCTTTCCGTCCAGATCCACGTTCATGGTCTTCGTGGGGCATTCGATGATGGCCCGCAGCCTCTCGTCCGCACTCCAGATTTCCGTCTGCGTCACGATAGGGATGGCCGACGCCGTTGCATCGCGAATTTGTTCCCAGCTATCCAGACGCGTCGATTCGGGTGCCTCGTGCAGTTTCAGGATGGGCGGCCCCCACAGGGAACCGACGGGGCTCACCGTCCGGTAACGGTCGCTCAAGCGCACCCCGCGCCGGAAGATCAGCCATTCACCCTCGCCCAGAATGGGCAGGAAGTCATAGTTGTCCTCCATGAACAAGTCTTTCTCCGCAAAGGTATGCTCGCTCTTGCAGGAGGCGCACTGGATAAAGTCGGTCTGGGTGCCCGATGCGTTGTCGATGAGGCGGGTGCGGCTCTCAACCCAGAAGCGAACCGCGTTCATGGCGGCCGTGTTGCAGACGAAGGAACGTCCGTAGTCCAGGGGTATCATGGCCCCGACGTCGCCGACCCCGCGTGCCGTAGTACTGGCCAGTGAAAAGGTGCCAGCGGCGATGGCGGATTGCAGCATCTCTCTGCGCGTTGGATTCATGGCCAACTCCTTCTGGTCGGTTGCTTGTGGAGCTCATACGTGGGACGTGAGTGTCAGGCAATCACATCCTTCACCACATGGCCGTGCACATCGGTCAACCGGAAATCCCGGCCCGCGTAGCGGTAGGTGAACTTCTCGTGATCAAAGCCCATCAGATGCAGTATGGTCGCATGAAGATCGTGGACCTCCAGCACGTTTTCCTGGGCCTTGAAGCCGAAATCATCGGTGCTGCCGTAGGTCGTGCCGCCTTTGACTCCGCCGCCGGCCATCCACATGCTGAAGCCGTAGGGGTTGTGGTCGCGGCCCTTCATGGGCCTGCCGTCACCGCCGAGTTCCACCGTGGGTGTGCGACCAAACTCGCCGCCCCAGATGATCAGGGTCTCGTCGAGCATGCCCCGCTGCTTCAAATCTTTGATTAATGCGGCGATGGGTTGATCGATCTGCTTCGCCAGCGTGGCGTGGTTCATGATATCGCCGTGGTCGTCCCAGGGCTGACCGGCGCCATGCCACAATTGCACGAAACGCACCCCCCGCTCCAGGAGCCGCCGCGCGATAAGCGTCTGGCGCGCATGAACCCCCTCGCCGTACATCTCGCGGATGTGCAAGGGTTCCTGCTCAATATCGAAAGCGTCCGCCGCCTCCATCTGCATGCGGTAGGCGAGCTCGAAGGACTGGATCTGGGCTTCGAGCTTGGCATCCTGATCGCGCCGTGCCGCGTGCTCTTCGTTCATCGCATAGAGCAGGTCGAGCTGCTGGCGCTGTTCGGTGCGCGTCGTGTTGGCGTTGCGAATGTTTTCTATGAGCTTGTCGAGCCGCGTATGCTGCGAGTCGATGAAGGTGCCCTGGAAGGTGCCGGGCAGGAAGCCCGCACGCCAGTTCTCCGCCTCCTTGATCGGGTAACCACCGGGACACATCACCACGAAGCCGGGAAGGTTCTGGTTCTCCGTGCCGAGCCCATAGTTCACCCAGGAGCCAAGGCTCGGGCGGCTCATGACGGCATCGCCGCTGTTCATCAACATCAGGGAGGGCTCGTGGTTCGGGACTTTGGCCTTGAGGGAACGGATGACCGCGATATCGTCGATGTGGGCCGCGGTCTTCTCAAAGATCTCGCTCACATGGATACCGCTCTGGCCGTACTGCTTGAACTTGAAGGGAGATGGAAAGGCGGCGCCGGTCTTGCGCTCGGTGCGAAGATACTCCATGGGCAGACCTTTGCCCGCATACTTTTCCAGCTCGGGCTTATAGTCGAAAGTGTCCACCGCCGACGGCCCGCCGTTCAGGAAGAAGTGAATGACACGCTTGGCCTTTCCAGGGAAATGAGGCGCTTTGGCGTCCAGAGGATTCGCGGCAAAGGCCGGGTTTCCCGCCAGCATACTGCCCAGGGTCAGCGCGCCCATGCCCATGCCGCCGCGGCGCAGAAAATCGCGGCGGGTGAGAAAGGCGTCTTCGATGCGGGGCTTGTGATGGGACATGGGGTTTCCTTGTCTGTTTGGCAACTTTGGCCATCAAGCTTATGGGTCGTCTAGGTCTTATGGGTCGTATGGGCCCTATGAATTCATACTGACCTATAGGACCCGTACGACCTATAAGACCCATTCTTTTCCGGCGCCGCAAAGCGAGCCGGCGATCAATCCACAAACATAAACTCATTCGACGAAAGCAGCACCTGCGCATACTTCTCCCAGGGCCTCAGGGGTACGGGTGTAGGTTCCTGTGGTCCACCGAACTCGGCCTTCGCGTCCCACGCCTTTGCCACGGCGCCCTCCGCCGGTGGGTCCATCATGGTCACCACCGGCGCCCAGAGGTACTGGTCGCTGTTCAGACCGGCCTTGACGTCAACTTCGAAATCAATCGTGTCGCCGGCCTCCACCGCGATGCCGTAGAAATTCGCATCCGACTCCGAGGCATGGAGGGACCACGCGCCCAGCAGTCCATGGCGGCTGCTGATGACCCGGGCCATGATTCCGTCGCCTTCGGCGGGTTCATGCTTGATGCGCCCGGTTATCTGCACTTTGCCCGATGCGGGCGCGGTCCAGCGTCGCACTACGGCGTGGTCGAGGGTGTTTCCGGGGTGGCCGCCTTCGGCGTGGAGCTTCAGCCAGCCGAGTCCGGGATCGGGATAATTCGGGCCGCCCTGCCACTCGGCGCCGGTATAGTGGGGCAACGGGGTGAAGTCCGCCAGCGCATTCGTGGACGGATCGAGTTTGCCGTAGCCATAGCTCCAGGCCGTGGGAATCACCTCGGGCGGTGGCGGGGGCGTGATGGCTTCCGCCGCCTGAACGAAGGCCAGCGATCGCGCCACCTGTTCGGGTGTTGCGGCGCGCTGGTAGGCCTGGCGATAGAGCCATTCAACGCGCGCGGCATCGGCCGTGGAAACCGTGGCTTCGGCCTTCGCTGCGAAGGCCCGCGCCTGATCCTGCACGAAGGGATTGTTCATAAAGTACAAGGCCTGCTGCGGCACCGTGGTGTCCAGCCGGCCCGGACTGTGCATGTCGGGGTTGGGAAAATCGAAGACGCGAAAGACACCCGGAAGGAACTGGCGATCGACGCGGCCATAGAGCGTGCGGCGCACGGGATAGGGCGCACTTGCAAGCTCCACCGGACGCCCCCCCAGACTCAGATCGAGTTCACCCGAGGCAAAAAGCACGGCATCGCGCAGGGACTCGAAATCGAGGCGGTAGCGATTGAAATGCCACAGGAGGGCATTCTCCGGATCGGCCAGCGCGGCCTTCGCCACACGGGGATCTTCGGCGGGCGCGTCGCTGCTCTGGCGGTAGGTCGCCGAAAGCACCAGTTGCCGGTGCAGTTGTTTCAAGGACCAGCCATCGGCCACAAATCGTTGCGCGAGCCAGTCGAGCAATTCCGGATGACTCGGCGCGGGCGCGCGGGTGCCGAAATCGCTCGGCGTCTCGACGAGACCGCGGCCAAAGTGCCATCCCCATACGCGGTTCACAAAAACCCGCGCGGTAAGGGGGTTGTCCGCGCTCGCAATGGCTTCGGCCATCTCGCGCCGACCGCTGCCGTTGGCGAAGGGCTTGCGATCCGGACCCGACAGCAACTCGAGAAACTGGCGCGGCACCGTGGGGCCCGGGTTCGCGGGGTTGCCGCGCCCAAACACGCGGGGCGGTGTCATCTCCGGCTTGTCGGCCAGAATCACGGCATAGTCCGGCGACGTTTCCGCGCCGATAATCCAGCGATCGATCTCGGCGTTCAATCGGCCCAGTTCCACGCGGGCGGGTTCGGCGAACATCCACTCCAGATCGACAATCGCACCCTCGGGCACGCGGATCGGTGAGCCATCCATCATCAGAATCTGGCGGAGGGATTCGCGTGCGGGATCGGGCAGGGCCGTGGGCGCGTCAATGCCGCTTCCCGTGGAAGACGCCACGAGCGCGGCCCATTCGTCTTCCACGCTCTTGAATGCCGCTCCGTAACGCGCGGCAACCTCTTCAAAAGTCGCGGGCGCTTCCGGTCCGAGGGCCGCCAGCACGGCGGCGTTTACTTCCGGAATGTCAGCCTCCGAAGAGGCCGCCAGCACCACATCACCCGGCTGGGGGTCTGTGGCGTAGGCCGCGAGCAGCGCCTTTGCCCCGGTGGCAAACTGATCGCCTGGAAGTTGCGCCAGGCGATTCCAGGGACCGAACACCGGATCCTGCTCGCCGCGCTGGGCGATGAAGGTGGCCCAGCGGCGCACTATCGTGGGGTTCAGGTCGTCTTCGTTGCGTATCTCGTAAAACTCATCGGTCGGCAGGCTGTTTGCCGAGGGTACCGCCGCCAGGTAACGGTCGGACTGGCTTCGCAGGCGCGTTTCCAGCGCGGCCTTTTCCTGCTCAAAGCGATCCTGCAGGGCCTGCTGCCGCTTCTTCATCTCCTCCGCGAAGGCCGCGTATTTCGGGTCGTCGATATCCGCCGGATTCAGCGCCACAGTCCGCTCGGAACTGGCGGAAAAAACACCATAGAGCGAATAGTAGTCCTTGATTGGAACGGGGTCGAACTTGTGATCATGACAGCGCGCACAGCTTACCGTAAGCCCCATGAGGCCCCGGGTTACGGTGTCGATCTTGTCATCCACGATATCGGGCATCACGCCGAGGAAGCGCTGGCCCAGCGTGAGGAAGCCCATGGCCGCCAGATCACTGCGCGTGCTCTCATCGGTGAGGGTATCCGCCGCCAGTTGCAGGCGCAGAAATTGATCATAGGGCAGATCGCGGTTCAGCGCCTTCACCACCCAGTCGCGGTAGACATGGCTGTGGGTGAATTTCACTTCTTCGCGGCCGCCGTAGACATAGCCCTTGGTGTCCGCGTAGCGCGCCACATCGAGCCAGTGTCGCGCCCAGCGCTCGCCGTAGTGGGGCGAGGCCAGGTAACGCTCCACGAGCTTTTCGTAGGCCTGGGGATCGGGGTCGTTCACGAAGGCATCCACTTCCTCGGGCACCGGCGGCAGACCCAGCAGACCGAAAGAGAGGCGACGGATCAGCGTGCGGCGATCGGCTTCGGGCGCGGGGCCGAGGCCCTTTGCCTCCAGCGCCGAGAGGACGAAGTAATCCACTTCCGTGCGGGGCCAGGCACTATCGCGTACGGCGGGCACGCTCTGGGGCGCGGGGGGATGGAAGGCCCAGTGCTGTTTTGCCTTCTCCATAAGGTCGAGAGGCTTGTCGCTCCTGGGGAAGACCGCGCCATCGCGAATCCACTGTTCGAAATCCGCGATCACCGAATCCGAAAGTTGTTCCTTGGGCGGCATCTGAAGATCAGGGTTCTTATAGCGGATGGCCTCCAGCAGACGGGAGGCCGACGGATCACCCGCAACCACGGCCGCCAGGCCGGACTTGCCGCCTTTGGCCGCCGCTTCCAGCGAGTCGAGCATCAGCGCGCCCTTGACCGCATCCGTGGCGGAGCTGTGGCACCCAAAGCATTTATCCGCCAGCACGGGACGGATCTTCTGCTCAAAAAAGTCTTCCGGCGAGGCCAGGGCCACGGGCGCGAGGGCTGCCAGCGCCACGCCGAACAAAAGGCGGGCCGCTCGCCTGTTCACTTTGTAGGTCATAAGACTAACTCCTGACCTTCTACTATACCGCATTTGCCGCAAATCTGTATAATTTGGGCGATGCGCCGGGCCATGGGACCCTCGGGGTGGGCGCTTACCCGCCGATGTATTTCCCGTAGTCAAAATCGGCCAGTTTGCCCGCAAAAAACACCAGTTTCCCCGCGATGGACGCGCGCGCGCCAGGCGGCAGATTGGGGAACTTCGGATCGGCATGGGCGCAGGGGTGGTTGGGGTTGCTGACCATCGAAAGCGTGCTTTCCCGCCAGGTCAGGGCAAAGAAGCGGTCGCCTGCATTCGATTGGGTGATGATCATGGGCACATCGGACACGGGGTTGCCTCGGGAACGCCAGCCCACGCGATACGGCTGGGTGCCGCCCGGCGGCAGGGCGCGGGCCGCTTCCATGCTGATCCAGCCTTGCTCCGGGGTGTGGATGAACTTATTCTCCCGCGTATAGTCCCCGAATTCCTTGATGCCGCGCAGAAAGGCGCAGGTTTGGAGTTCGATGTCGTTCAACGGCTCTTTCGATCCGTTGTGAATATGCAACTCAAGGTCCACGACGGTCTCGGCGGACTTCTTCAGGCTTCCGCCAAAGGAAATTCCACTGGGAAGAACGCGCTCGAAAGATATTCCATCCGCCTGTACCTCCCACGGCACCGCCGGGAGGCTTGCGTAAACGGTGGGAATCGGCGGATTGATGTGGCTCAGGAAAAGAAGCCCCTGACTGCTGAAAATCGCCTCGGGGAAATCGAACCAGAGGTAATCCTGCGACGGCCAGGACGGGCTGATCCACGCGATGTGCTCCCAGGGATAATGGGGCCGCCAATGTCCCGGAAGGATGCGGATCCCCTTCGCTTGTGTCTCGTAGGTTTCCTTCGTTTCCGGCTGCGCCGTCGCAGCCAGCGCCGCGAGCGAGGCGGCCGCGCCGAGGAAGTTGCGGCGGGACACTTGGGGAACTTCAATGGCTCGTGCAGTCACGTTCAAGACTCCTTCATTGCATTTTGCGCGGAAACCTGGCCGCGTCAGTATGACATACTCCTGGAAATCGTGAAATAGCGCATTCCCCTGGGCGATGCATGCAGCATATGTGACGGCATTGCGAGCATATTTGCTGGAACGCACTTCAATAACGCCTGCGTACCGATCCGCTCGGTGATTTCATTACGCCGACAACCGCGTCAAACCTATGGCGTAAAACCCTGCAATTACTGGGCAAACGGATATCCTCCGCCACGAAGCATGCTCCGATTTGGGATGCCGCGCCAATTGGCACGCCCATTGCACTAAAGTCGGCAAGCGCTACCGCACTCGCGGCGCTCACAGCTCAACCCAATCCCCCAGAGCGCATTCTCGACCGGACCACCGGAGGTTTCTCTCCCCCAGAAGGAAACCCTGTCATGCGTGATCCCATCGCGGCCCGCCCCCCCGCGGGTGAACACCTGACCTCCTGTACGCGGCCACCCGCTCCCGCTCCGCGCCTCGCGCCGGAGCTCTGCGCGGTCCTGACCGTGAATGAAAGCGACCGATGTAGACGCATTCCGCTTTCTCAGTATATCCCCATAAACTCGACATCTGCCCCCCAAGGAAGTACCCCAATGAACAAAAAACAAGGTTTTACCCTCATCGAACTTCTAGTCGTCATCGCCATCATCGGCATCCTCGCGGCCATTCTCCTTCCAGCACTGGCCCGAGCGCGCGAAGCCGCGCGGCGCGCGTCGTGCCAGAACAACCTGAAGCAACTGGGCGTGGTGTACAAGATGTACGCCAACGAGTCGGAGGGCGAGAAGTTCCCGCCGGCCTCCCGGGCAAATTCGAACAACCGCCAGAACTTCCGGGTGATCTACCCCGAATACCTCACGGATCTGAAGGTGCTGGTTTGCCCTTCGGATTCCATGGCCGACGCCGACGGCTTCGTGAAGCAAATCAACGACCTCTTCGCCACCGCCGGGGCCGACGCGGCCTTCGACGAGTTGGAGTTGGTACGATCCTATTCCTACACCTCGTGGGTCACGGATAGTAACGAGACATTTCAGGCCTCCCGCGTGGGCCGCGCGGCCTACCGGGCTCAACGCGGTTGCGGGAGCAACTGCGACTATGACACGGACCTGAATCTGGCCTCCCTGGGCGTCTATCAGCAGGAAGCGACGCAGTCCAACTACCCCTATTCGCCCCAGCCATTGGCCTTGGGCAACGGGGGCGGCTCCACCCTGCTCCGGCTACGCGAAGGCGTGGAACGATTCCTCATCACCGACGTTAATAATGCGGGGGCAAGCGCCAAAGCGCAGAGTGTCATTCCGATTCAGTTTGATACCTTTGGTTCAAATCCGTCCAGCTCGGGCTCCAACAGCGTCGTCTCCTTCAACCACCTGCCCAGCGGCAGCAATGTCCTTTACCTCGACGGACACGTTTCGCTGCTGAAGTACAAGTCCGGCCCGAACGGCGATTATCCACTGACGGAATTCGTGGCTTCCTGGGGCCTCGGCGGCACAGCCCGCTAGATTGCACCCGCACTCCCCGGCGGGCACGCACCGCCCGCCGGGGCGATGCGACGGCATGGCGCAGGTCGCAGGGACAACAGCGACAACCAATACATCAGCAACCGAAAACCCGCGGCCATCAACCTGCCGTCCCTGCGTCTGTGAGACTTCGCACCAACCCATCCACAACTTTGAAACCCCCGTCTCAATTCACGATACTTAGAATCCACCGAAGGAGAGATTCATGCCCATTACGCCCCGCCCCTTCTTGCTCGCGCTGGCGCTGGCCCTGTTCGCCCTGGCCGCCTGGCGCGCCACCGCCCAGCCCCGCGAAGCCGACACGTCGAAAAAAACCCGGCCCAATATCATCTTCATTCTCGCCGATGATCTGGGCTACGGCGACCTCGGTGTTTTCGGCCAGGAAAAAATCAAGACGCCGCATCTTGATCGCCTCGCCGCCGAAGGAACGCGATTCACCAGCGCCTATGCCGGCCACGCGGTCTGCGCGCCGAGCCGCAGCGTGCTCATGACCGGGCAGCATACGGGCCACACCCGCATCCGGAACAATTCCGGACAGAACGCCCCCAAACACGACGGCCAGGAAGGGCGGATTCCCCTCCATGCCGAGGACTACACCGTGGCGCAGTTGTTGAAGGAGGCGGGTTACCGCACGGGTATCGCGGGAAAATGGGGTCTGGGTGAGCCCGGCTCCACGGGCTTGCCGAACGACCATGGCTTCGACGAGTGGCTCGGCTATCTGAATCAGGATCACGCGCCCGACTATTACACGGACTTTCTCTGGCACAACAAAGAGAAGCAGCCCATCCCCGAGAACGCCAATGGCGCGCGGGTGAAATACTCCTGCGATCTCTTTGCCGACTTTGCGGAAGCATTTATTCGTCGGGAAGCCGGCAATCCTTTCTTCCTCTACCTCCCCTTCACCACGCCCCACGCGAAGATTGAAGTACCGGACCTGGGCGAATACGCCAATGCCAACTGGAGCGAAGAAGAGAAGATCCTCGCCGCCATGATCACGCGCCTCGACGGCTATGTGGGCCGTATCACCTCGCTGCTCAAAGAACTCGGGATTGACGAGAACACCATCATTCTCTTCGCTTCCGACAATGGCGCCTCGGGTTCGTCCCACGAGTTCTTCCAGCGTTCCGGCCCGCTGCGGGCGAAGAAGGGCGCCCTCTACGAAGGCGGTATCCGCACCCCGGCTATCGTGCGCTGGCCCGGCAAGGTGCCCGCCGGAGCCGTGAGCGAGGTGCCCTGGTATTTCGCCGATTTCCTGCCCACGGCGGGTGCTCTGGCGGGCGTGCGTCCTCCCCAGAACATCGACGGAGTCAACGTGCTCCCCACACTCCTCGGCGGTGTACAGCCTTCGCTCCAGAGCCGCTTCCTCTACTGGGAGACCCACGAAGGCGGCGCACTGGCCCAGGCCGTGCGCTGGGGCCAATGGAAGGCCGTGCGCTATGGCATCCAAGAACCCCTGGAGCTATACAACCTGAACGAAGACGTGGAGGAAACAAAGAACGTGGCGGCGGACCACGCCGATGTTGTGACGCGTATCGAGAAGTATCTGGAGACCGCTCGCACGGATTCCTCTCCTTATTATCCTACCGATCTGACGAAGCGCCAGGTTAATCGCTACGACTCGCTGAGTGCGACCGGCGAGCGGAACCCGTAAACGGCAAAAATGAACCTCTTACGGAATATAATAAGCACTTGACGAGCGAAGGCAGACCACATGATTAGAATGTCATTTCCAAGCCATGCCGGATTTAATATTGCTCTGGCGTCCATGTTTCTTGTGCTCGCCAGTGCAACGCAAGCCCAGCCGTTGCCCGCTTCGGGCGCGGCACTCCAGGGCCTGATAGACGCCGCGCCAAACCACGGCACCGTGACGGCCGATCGCAATGCACCGCTCGTGCTCTCCACGCCGCTGGTCATCCGCAAGCCCCTGACTTTGCAGGGACTCAACGCGGAGCTTCCGGCGGGCCTGGGCAAGACCCCGCTGGTCGCTATTGAGGCCGACAGCGTGAGCATTATCGACTTCGAGTTGCGCGGCAATGCCGACAGTGTGGATCAGAAGGACCGCAATGCCCTGCTGGAGATTCGGGGCAGCAATTTCCGCATCGAGCGCGGCGCCTTCCTCAACAGTGCCAAGGACGGCATCATGGTGGACGGTGCCGGTGTGCCCGACAAAGACATTGTCGGGGGCGTCATCCGCGACATCGTGGGCCGGGGCAACATTCGGGACCTGGTTTCTATCGGTGGCGGCGGCGAACATGGCCGGCGGATTCGCAATGTGCTGGTGGACAATGTCCGGGGCTACGACAGCAAGTTGCGGGGCGCCGTGGAAGTCAGCGACGGCACGGAAAACATCACGGTCCGAAACGTGTACGCGGAGAATAGCGTCTATGGCGTGGACGTGCAGGACCACGGCAAACCCCTTCAGATCAACACCAACGTCCGGATCGAGGGCGTGACCGCCGTTGACTGCACCCATATCCTCCGCACGGCGAATCGCCCCCACGGCCACGCGGGCCTCACGATTCGCGACGCCGTGGGCGTGCGCTGCGCGCAGCCCCTTAAGATTTCCAACACGCGGGACGTGACCTTGGAAAATGTGCGTATTTCGGAGCATCCCGCCGGGGACAAGCCGCCCATCGCCATAAACAAATCAGACGGTGTTTCGATTCGCGATGTGGTGATTCGAGACAGCGCCCATGAAGGCGCCGGTTTGCTGATCGAGAACACCGGCGATGTCCGCATCGACGGCCTCGTGCTGTTGGGTGATGGCAATTACCTCGCGAATGTGTTGCGCTACCGCATCACCGAGGAAGGGAGCTTCGCGGGTCTGCGTGTGCACGGCGTGGCGGGCGCCACCACCGAAACCGGAATCGTCCTGGAGAAAGGAAACGAGAACGCGATCCTGACCGATGTGGTGATCGCTGGCAATGCGTCCGCTGTGGATGATCAGTTCCATGGCGCGCGAACGACCATCGAAAGCAACACGGAATCCAAACCGGTGCCCGCGCGGTTAGTCCAGGGCGAGGCGTGGAAGCGCCACGTCATCGACAACACCTCGGACGGCGCGGATGGCACGCGGCTGGCCGATTTCAATGGCGACGGGCTTCTCGACATTGCGACGCCATGGGAGCAGGGCGGCGTGGTCCGGGTCTACCCCCATCCCGGCAGGGACAAGGTGCGCACGCCCTGGCCCGCGATTACCGTGGGTCAAGTGAAGAGTCCGGAGGACGCGGTGTTTCATGATCTCGACGGGGACGGCGCACTGGATGTGGTCAGCTCGACCGAAGGCGAAGAGCGGGCGCTGTTTATCCACTGGTCGCCCCTGGAAGCCGCGCAGCGACTGGACGGCGCGGCCTGGCAAACGGTCGCGTTGCCCCAGAGCCTCGGGAAGCAGTGGATGTATGTGGCGCCCGCTCAGGTGGATGGGCGGCACGGTCCGGACCTCGTGGCCGCTGGGAAAAATGAAGACGCCTGGATTGGCTGGTTTCAGTCTCCAACCGACCCGCGCAACGCGGGTGAATGGCAATGGAAACCCCTGCGCCAGGCCGGCTGGGTCATGTCGATCGTCAACGTGGACCTGGACGGCGATGGCGACCTCGACATTCTCTACAGCGACCGCAAGGGCGATAACCGGGGCGTGTGGTGGCTCGAACACCCCGGCGCGGCGAACGCCGATGGCGAATGGGCGCACCACGCCGTTGGCGGCCTCAAGCGCGAAGCCATGTTTCTCGATGTGGGCTATCTCGATGCCGATGGTGTCCTCGATATCGCGGCCGCGGTGCGCGATGGTGAAATCTTGCTCTTCTCGCGCCCGGCACTGGACGCGGCGTGGACCGAGCGGGAAATCCCGCTGCCGGCGGATGGTGGAATCGCGAAATCCGTAAGTATTGCGGATGTGGATGGCAACGGACACAATGATCTGGTGGTGAGCACGGTGGAGGCGAAGGACAGGCACGCGATCTTCTGGCTGGACGGCACGCCCGGCGCTCACTGGGCACCGACGGATATCAGCGGGCTGGAGGGCACCAAGTTTGATCGTGTGGAGCCGCTGGATGTGGACGGCGACGGTGATCTCGACTTTATCTCCAGCGAGGAGGTGGAGAAGCTCGGTGTGTTCTGGTACGAGAATCCGCATATCGGCGCTGTGGATGAGCCCGAGAGCCCGCCGGTCTCCCCCCTGGCCGGGCGAA from Candidatus Hydrogenedentota bacterium includes these protein-coding regions:
- a CDS encoding twin-arginine translocation signal domain-containing protein gives rise to the protein MTARAIEVPQVSRRNFLGAAASLAALAATAQPETKETYETQAKGIRILPGHWRPHYPWEHIAWISPSWPSQDYLWFDFPEAIFSSQGLLFLSHINPPIPTVYASLPAVPWEVQADGISFERVLPSGISFGGSLKKSAETVVDLELHIHNGSKEPLNDIELQTCAFLRGIKEFGDYTRENKFIHTPEQGWISMEAARALPPGGTQPYRVGWRSRGNPVSDVPMIITQSNAGDRFFALTWRESTLSMVSNPNHPCAHADPKFPNLPPGARASIAGKLVFFAGKLADFDYGKYIGG
- a CDS encoding DUF1501 domain-containing protein produces the protein MSHHKPRIEDAFLTRRDFLRRGGMGMGALTLGSMLAGNPAFAANPLDAKAPHFPGKAKRVIHFFLNGGPSAVDTFDYKPELEKYAGKGLPMEYLRTERKTGAAFPSPFKFKQYGQSGIHVSEIFEKTAAHIDDIAVIRSLKAKVPNHEPSLMLMNSGDAVMSRPSLGSWVNYGLGTENQNLPGFVVMCPGGYPIKEAENWRAGFLPGTFQGTFIDSQHTRLDKLIENIRNANTTRTEQRQQLDLLYAMNEEHAARRDQDAKLEAQIQSFELAYRMQMEAADAFDIEQEPLHIREMYGEGVHARQTLIARRLLERGVRFVQLWHGAGQPWDDHGDIMNHATLAKQIDQPIAALIKDLKQRGMLDETLIIWGGEFGRTPTVELGGDGRPMKGRDHNPYGFSMWMAGGGVKGGTTYGSTDDFGFKAQENVLEVHDLHATILHLMGFDHEKFTYRYAGRDFRLTDVHGHVVKDVIA
- a CDS encoding PSD1 domain-containing protein gives rise to the protein MTYKVNRRAARLLFGVALAALAPVALASPEDFFEQKIRPVLADKCFGCHSSATDAVKGALMLDSLEAAAKGGKSGLAAVVAGDPSASRLLEAIRYKNPDLQMPPKEQLSDSVIADFEQWIRDGAVFPRSDKPLDLMEKAKQHWAFHPPAPQSVPAVRDSAWPRTEVDYFVLSALEAKGLGPAPEADRRTLIRRLSFGLLGLPPVPEEVDAFVNDPDPQAYEKLVERYLASPHYGERWARHWLDVARYADTKGYVYGGREEVKFTHSHVYRDWVVKALNRDLPYDQFLRLQLAADTLTDESTRSDLAAMGFLTLGQRFLGVMPDIVDDKIDTVTRGLMGLTVSCARCHDHKFDPVPIKDYYSLYGVFSASSERTVALNPADIDDPKYAAFAEEMKKRQQALQDRFEQEKAALETRLRSQSDRYLAAVPSANSLPTDEFYEIRNEDDLNPTIVRRWATFIAQRGEQDPVFGPWNRLAQLPGDQFATGAKALLAAYATDPQPGDVVLAASSEADIPEVNAAVLAALGPEAPATFEEVAARYGAAFKSVEDEWAALVASSTGSGIDAPTALPDPARESLRQILMMDGSPIRVPEGAIVDLEWMFAEPARVELGRLNAEIDRWIIGAETSPDYAVILADKPEMTPPRVFGRGNPANPGPTVPRQFLELLSGPDRKPFANGSGRREMAEAIASADNPLTARVFVNRVWGWHFGRGLVETPSDFGTRAPAPSHPELLDWLAQRFVADGWSLKQLHRQLVLSATYRQSSDAPAEDPRVAKAALADPENALLWHFNRYRLDFESLRDAVLFASGELDLSLGGRPVELASAPYPVRRTLYGRVDRQFLPGVFRVFDFPNPDMHSPGRLDTTVPQQALYFMNNPFVQDQARAFAAKAEATVSTADAARVEWLYRQAYQRAATPEQVARSLAFVQAAEAITPPPPPEVIPTAWSYGYGKLDPSTNALADFTPLPHYTGAEWQGGPNYPDPGLGWLKLHAEGGHPGNTLDHAVVRRWTAPASGKVQITGRIKHEPAEGDGIMARVISSRHGLLGAWSLHASESDANFYGIAVEAGDTIDFEVDVKAGLNSDQYLWAPVVTMMDPPAEGAVAKAWDAKAEFGGPQEPTPVPLRPWEKYAQVLLSSNEFMFVD
- a CDS encoding DUF1501 domain-containing protein, which produces MPHRMGFDHEKFTCRHAGRDFRLTDVHCHVVKDVIA